From the Triticum urartu cultivar G1812 chromosome 4, Tu2.1, whole genome shotgun sequence genome, the window gaccaaaaatgtttgaagacatagagtatcTACTCGTTCCCAGATGGAGTAGATGATGGAGCAGGGTCGACGTTGGAGTTAGGTGGTGCGGACGGGCCTGATGCAGTGTCGTGGTGCAGTGCAGCCGAGGTTGGTGAAGTGGCGTCGTCTTCTTCATCGACGACTCTCGCAACAACAGTTGCAGCCGAAGATGAATGCTCAAAATCTTCAATGGAGGGAGTGCGACGCCAGCTTGCATTTGGTGGAGGcctggagtcaaacttgaagttCTCTGTGAAGCCACCTTCGCGAAATCGTCTTCAGGATAGAGCATTATGAGGCTCTTTTAGGACCGCCGACAGGCTTCATGTGCAACAAATGAGTTCTTGGTGGCCAAATTACGgatgcgattgacatccaccaagagactctgcatctgacgcttcagccagtcctGATGCTTATCCTGCTTCTGATGCAATGCCACAAggagctctcggtcattgagtacACGAGATCGCTTCTGAGGCCTTTGGGCAATTATACTTGCAGTGGCTTCAGTGTTAGCACAGTGTGGCACTCTCATGTTCCCAGCCAGAGGATAAGCGGGTGTTGCAGCATTGGGGACAAGGATTCCGTCAATTGGCTGCGATAAGCTTTGATGTTCAGCATTCTGAAGATGTAGGGGCTTCTTGGCAGGCTCGGGGTAGATGGTTTCAATAGACAGATCAACCTCAGGCAGAAAAACAATGTGGTTGCATGCTGAGGGCTGATAGTCTATAGTGGAATGAAGCTTAATTAGgcgcatcacccatggagcatagaacttcaggcCAAATAGATCAATCCCAGAAGCAGCAAGTTGTCTGATGAAGAAATCCTGGGTGTTGAATTTGATGCCATTGATGATATTgaataccaaagtcttcatggCTCCTTCAAGTTTAGCTTCAGAAGAATGTCCCTTGATTGGCCATAGAGTATGCCTCAGAATATGGTATACTGTGTGTGGCAAGTACTCGAGGTCCTTCACAAAGAACTCCTTTGGGTATTCAGTGTCTTGAGGCAATGGATTCATCAGGCTAAGCATCTGGCTCATGTTTGGTTTAGGCCTCTGAAAAATGCTCTGCAGCTCATCTCTATGAAGCTGACAACCAAGTTCATATAAttcacctggagtgggcagggaagtaagctcgatgatgtcttgagctttggcttcGTCATGTACATCACctatcatccactcaaggatccaagtcttcggatccctgttgtagccgcaaatatggagggtggcatagaactgcaGCAGACTCTTCATTTCGGTGTTCTTTGTCAGTCACGAAAGGCAGACGACCAACATCCCCGggactacccacagtgggagtaacataggtagtaacatcacacatatctgggttaaatagatgatgtggcatgcaataaatgaagaaagagatgaaagtagtaacatagctagttactactagtgagggagtcctggattacggggtgtccggatagccggactataacctttggacggactcttggactatgaagatacaagattgagacttcatcccgtgtccggatgggactttccttggcgtggaaggcaagcttggcaatacggatatgtagatctcctcccattgtaaccgactctgtgtaaccctagccctctccggtgtctatataaaccggagggttttagtccataggacgaacaacaatcataccatagactagcttctagggtttagcctccctgatctcgtggtagatccactcttgtactacccatatatcaatattaatcaagcaggagtagggtttcacctccatcgagagggcccgaacctgggtaaaaacatcgtgtcccttgtctcctgttaccatccgcctagacgcacagttcgggaccccctacccgagatccgccggttttgacaccgacattggtgctttcattgagagttcctctgtgtcgtcatctttaggcccgatggctcctccgaccatcaacagcgatgcggtccagggtgagacttttctccccagacagatcttcgtattcggtggctttgcactgcgggccaatttgcttggccatctggagcaaattgaaagctacgcccctagccatcagctcagatttggaagtttgaactacacggctaacatccgcggagacttgatcttcgatggattcgagccacagccgagcgcgccgcactgtcacgatgggcatgatttagcccTGCCATCGAACAGCTCCCTGGAGGACGCACCCGTAtccgctccgacccttagctcggagccaaccgcgccgatcgaggacaGGTGGCTAGACCTCGCCGCGGGGGCTGCAGTCTTAAcagcgatcgagccaaacactggccttatcctctgcgaagcccgtgactccagggtgccggactcttttccgggctccgaaccctccgtgcccctaccaatcgaatcctattgggcgccgatcatggaattcaccgccgcggatatctttcagcactcgcccttcggcgacatcctgaattcactaaggtctctctctttgtcaggagagccctggccggactatggccaacatgattgggatgcagacgacgaagaaattcgacgcccacccaccacccacttcgtagccactgtcgatgatttaaccgacatgctcgacttcgactccgaagacatcgacggtatcgacgacgatataggagacgaacatgaaccagcacctatagggcactagacagccaccccatcctacgatgtatacatggtggacacacccaaaggaatcGACGAGGAAGAATGGGATGACGCAACGAAGGGTCGCTCCTTTGAAAAGCAgccaaagcggcggcgtaagcgccgctccaagccccgccccGACAGAGACAGCGGTCGTACAGACCCAGCCACAGAGCAGGGCGAGCCGGCGAACGATGAACATGGCatcgagcaaccgtccgaacaaggcaacttggataaacaaaccgcacaacccgtccccggcgaagataatagtccggacgacctCATGCCGGACAAGTTCCTGGAACAGGaaaacctccacaaaaggctcatCGCCATGGCGCgtagcctaaaaaagcagaagcggaagctcaaaactgcgaaAGACGCACTccgaatcagatggagcaaagtactcaacaccgcagacaaatacggcgatagtcgccacaaaaagagttacccaaagcgaaagctactgcctgaatttgatgaggaggccctagagcccccaaaatcaaaaaataaggaagccacccggtcggatagacgaccccatggacaacatagagcggcaaatgGCGCCGCACACAAACCAACACGCGATCCACCCAAGGATTCGCATCAAAAGgatggcccagccaggtccatttacgggccaagaaaggaAGCTCTGGTAAGCAATCTAAtgcaacaaatatccgaacaacACGGCACACCCAAgtacaggggtgctgcacaccccctctgtttcaccgatgaggtgctggaccatgaatttccagcgggattcaagcccataaacatagaggcgtacgacggaacaatagaccctggagtctagattgaggattatatcctagacatacacatggccagaggagacgacctccacgccataaaatacttacccctcaagctcaaagggccagcccggcattggcttataggccttcccgaaaacaccattggaagttgggaagagctcgaggatgcttttcgggaaaattttcaagggacctatgtccgacctccggacgcagacgatttaagccatataactcaacagcccggggagtcagcccggaaactctggaacagatttcttactaaaaagaaccagatagtcgactgtccggacgccgaagccttagcagctttcaaacacagcgttcgagacgaatggctcgccagacacctcggccaagaaaagccaagaacaatggtcgcattaacaagcctcatgacctgcttttgcgcgggagaggacagctggttggcaagatgcagcaccagtgacccaagtacattcgaagctagggatggaaacgggaaaccgcgacgcagcaaggaccagcgccggaataagggaaacagcccgaagagcacggcactcaacgccggattcaaaagctctcggcagaatcagaaaaagctgcccctcaaggataacagggacgagctatctaacctaaacaaaatcttggacaagatatgtcaaatccACAGTACTCCCTGGAAGCCTGcaaaccatacccacagagattgttgggtcttcaagcaatccggcaaactcaacaccgaacacaaggggctcgacacaccaagtgaggatgatgacgaaccccacaagcagagcaccgggaaacaaaagaatttcccacaagaagtcaaaatagtaaacttacttcacgtgacaaAAGGGAAAAAAAGAGTGGCACCTatagagatacgcgccatacggcctatcccgaaggagtctcgccactggttgttaaaaccgatcaccttcaaccatcaggattactctagaagtatccggaacgcaggctggactgccctgaTATTAGATCCGATAATCGACAGACTCCACTTTACacaagtcctgatggacggcggcagtgctctaaacctgctatatcaggacacaatccgcaaaatggggatggACCCAACAAAAATTCACCATAGCAACACTTCCTTTCAAGGAGTAACTCCAGGCCCGGATGCCcattgcatgggttctctcctgctagaagttatgttcggctcccccgataacttccgccgcgaaaaactaaccttccacatcgccccattttcaagtagctatcaagcactactgggacgcgaagctttcgcccgctttaacgcaatactgcattatgcatctcttacgcttaagatgcccggtccacgaggcatcatctcactAAAGGGAAATATCGAGTGTTCCTCGAGCGCGGAAGAAtatgcggctgccttgacagccatACATTAAAACAGCTTCACCAACAAAAGCATctaacaggtcattaagaccacggacacggctaggcGAGTCTGGAGCAAATATATAATTGATAAAGATTTAGTAGCCGTACACCCCTACACAAGGGGCTCCGCGTATGTAAAATAAGCGACAATAAGGCTCAATTTTACCCGTCTTGaattatactttgtttatttagtacaACATACATTCTGCACGACtattcttttttttcttttcagctaagttcctctcttttacagatgaacacgaTGCTAtgcccgtccaggacacggcacaacagagacacaggcgcagacgtgcagcagggacccgtctccaggattctttttagattaagaccctgcgtaaaccttttttactgtctcttgttgatacacatcccccagATTCTCAGTATAActgaggaggaggctggcatcttggcatgtggccacgtcagaattttgcacgtacctggacaccagtgGCTTATTATCAAGGGCATTGCTCAGTCCGTttccataaagaccgaatacctaagggagtgttcggcgtcgtgagtttggccttatatgcatcagctccgaatcatgtctttggtcaaatgttgggtttgcccagctgctgtgttttgctgccttacgttccgttctatcggctaaggcggcaccaggagaactacttcgattgtgccccgattcagccgggcgagcacctcagtagagaaagccgaaaactgactgtcatgatatagcatgagactggtcaaccacttgatgacctatcggaatcttcgggattcctccgcattaacgaagggccgtttcccggccaggcacacacgcgccccgagttcgggcgagcgcggcgccaccaggggctatatagtagcctcACCGTCAAGCTCCTATGGtcaagtgaaagtgataaagcattatagtccggttgcctagttcgctgcgctatcacctccttcatggaccaagacgttagatcaagtgtgaaaatgcgccttctgcgaacacccccgcattatatgcgtgggggctgaagccgacgactgccatctttcaggttatatacacatatacattaacggccgcacaggaggtattttaattcttgaaggcacaagtataaaaagcttttatattccatcaaaatattgttttacaataatccATGTTATTCGAACATAATATCCTTCGAGCACCGCGTCTCTATTAAatgagcgccttgcagaacttcctgaaaatagtactcggcaggtactcggcttccgtCTGAGTCTttggatgcaacagcggtggccttcatctccgtccagtatgtcttgacacgggcaagggccatccgcgcaccctatatgcatgctgacctcttcatcgcattgatatgcggcaccacaccaaggaactgcagaaccaagctaaaatagttgttcggctttggcctttccggccacagatgatccacgacatccttcatggcgagtctggacaacctattcagttcggcccattcggccaaacgatcggtcAATACAAGTGGACGCTCCGGATTGTTGAACTGTGAccagaagagcttttccactttgCTATCTTTCTGATCTCGGAAATGTTCAGCCGCATCAGCGGGACTCGCAACTAAATCCAGATATGCATCCGCCGAACTCCACATCCGGCCCAACGGAGCATACTTAggatctccgaacttcatccgcagcataaagggctttctaGCCGCGATACCTCCGCCCTggcgcagctcctccttcatcgctctcatCGTAGAACGAGCATCCTTGGTCGCAGTAGTGGCCTTTTCCAGGTCTGTCTGCTCCGcctgatcttctttttcaagaagcttgcagcGGTCAGCAGCGGTCTTTAACTTCAtagccatctcggccatttccttcttacttcggcagtgagcagcctgttcggctttcatcTCCTCAACCGCCTTTagggcagccgcatcgctttttctggcttgctccttggctcgggcaagctctgccTGAAGGTCCTCCACAGCGGCAACACCATCTGCATTAAgtgcacacattgtaagatactggcatcaagctcctcttaccaggtgtctccggagaaattacataccttgtgcctcgtcaaccgcttgttgacaagcgcgatgtcggcatctgccacgtcaagttgccgcgttagctcggcaaattcatcagtccggctggccaccggacacttcgcccCCTGCATAGGAAGGCGGCAAAATTATACCTGCgactatgatcctctgcgtgctgCCGTCTTCGACaacacacagagtctcaggggctactatctacacagggcgcatcttatatATGCGGAACTGTCAAAAGCAggtccttcagctcctccgactgTGCACCAGGTGGTGCCGGACTCGTTCGATGGCTTTTCTCAAAGGCCGGACACGAAgagctttggggggccatatgactgccttccggccctgccggattaggagaaaccctccgcgatgacacctcagggtcgcccgcctcataaGGCGgaacggcagggggaggcgttccgctctccatcatctccggaagaagatccacccgaagatgagctctgctgagaatGGCTGAGATCTGAACTACAAGGTAAAAtgtcggttattttcctcagagatAAAATAAGGATCCCTCTCATTTTAAACATCCCCTCTCTACTTATGGCTCgatggagggctgatccccttgggGGCACAGTACGGCCGAGGTATCCCCCggcacaggaccctctggcgaagatttcttcccccgctttgagaccatggtctccgggtcttcagaggcggtcctcttcttcccctgggtagaggaattt encodes:
- the LOC125554527 gene encoding uncharacterized protein LOC125554527; this encodes ITFNHQDYSRSIRNAGWTALILDPIIDRLHFTQVLMDGGSALNLLYQDTIRKMGMDPTKIHHSNTSFQGVTPGPDAHCMGSLLLEVMFGSPDNFRREKLTFHIAPFSSSYQALLGREAFARFNAILHYASLTLKMPGPRGIISLKGNIEPRTRLGESGANI